A portion of the Gossypium arboreum isolate Shixiya-1 chromosome 8, ASM2569848v2, whole genome shotgun sequence genome contains these proteins:
- the LOC108469097 gene encoding protein indeterminate-domain 12-like has product MFPAAISNSTSLSEEASVSSITRVQDLGSLNSIVSTISPHQSPLQKVVKKKRNLPGNPDPDSEVIALSPKTLLSTNRFVCEVCNKGFQRDQNLQLHRRGHNLPWKLKQRSKEMKKKVYVCPEPTCVHHHPSRALGDLTGIKKHFCRKHGEKKWKCEKCSKIYAVQSDWKAHSKICGTREYRCDCGTLFSRKDSFITHRAFCDALAEESARFSASNLPSAAAAAAFSAANPRPSLHYFPSQSNCNPSSLFPFQTHISFQPWPEPTQTCNPNPNNNPLHIKPQSQHFVPLFQEQTPPPPKACITSPYQNLLPVGNNTSSNVAMSATALLQKAATVGVTSTKINNNNNNNNSNMASYVSSDMLGFGGGNMAAAWQKSSNHFTRDFLGLTGDQHQHHGSGNGNANVSMNMREVLTYAGGVELQQFERDQSLLKPQGSGFDEPASETWGD; this is encoded by the exons ATGTTCCCTGCGGCTATATCCAATTCTACATCTTTGTCTGAGGAAGCTAGTGTTTCTTCTATTACAAGGGTTCAAGACTTAGGTAGCTTAAATTCCATTGTTTCAACCATTTCCCCTCACCAGTCGCCACTACAGAAAGTGGTTAAGAAGAAGAGAAACCTCCCAGGGAACCCAG ACCCAGATTCTGAAGTGATTGCTTTATCACCAAAGACACTATTGTCCACCAACAGGTTTGTATGTGAGGTCTGTAACAAAGGTTTCCAAAGGGATCAAAACCTTCAGCTCCATAGAAGAGGCCATAACCTTCCATGGAAACTGAAACAAAGGAGCAAAGAGATGAAAAAGAAAGTCTATGTTTGCCCTGAGCCTACATGTGTCCACCACCATCCTTCAAGGGCATTAGGTGACCTTACTGGGATCAAGAAACACTTTTGCAGGAAACATGGAGAGAAGAAATGGAAGTGTGAGAAATGCTCAAAGATCTATGCTGTTCAATCCGATTGGAAAGCTCATTCTAAGATTTGTGGAACCAGAGAATACAGATGTGATTGTGGAACCCTTTTCTCAAg GAAGGATAGCTTCATAACCCACAGAGCGTTTTGCGATGCATTGGCTGAAGAAAGTGCAAGATTCTCAGCCAGCAACCTTCCCTCCGCCGCCGCTGCCGCCGCCTTCTCCGCCGCCAATCCGCGTCCGTCTCTTCATTATTTTCCATCCCAATCCAACTGCAACCCATCTTCTCTTTTCCCATTCCAAACTCATATCTCTTTCCAGCCATGGCCGGAACCTACTCAAACCTGTAACCCTAACCCTAATAATAACCCACTTCATATCAAGCCCCAGTCTCAGCATTTCGTGCCATTGTTCCAAGAACAGACGCCGCCACCTCCAAAGGCCTGCATCACCTCACCCTACCAGAACCTCCTCCCTGTCGGCAATAACACTTCCTCTAATGTTGCCATGTCGGCCACCGCACTCCTCCAAAAAGCTGCCACCGTTGGTGTAACTTCTACGAAGATAAACAacaataacaacaataataacaGCAACATGGCGAGTTATGTCTCTTCGGATATGTTGGGTTTCGGAGGTGGAAACATGGCGGCGGCATGGCAGAAGAGTAGCAACCACTTCACGAGGGACTTCCTAGGTTTGACCGGAGACCAACATCAGCATCATGGGAGTGGCAATGGGAACGCTAACGTTAGCATGAACATGAGGGAGGTTCTAACCTACGCCGGGGGAGTGGAGTTGCAGCAGTTTGAGAGAGACCAATCGCTGTTGAAACCCCAAGGTTCTGGATTCGATGAGCCTGCCTCGGAAACATGGGGTGATTGA